Proteins from one Mesorhizobium sp. M9A.F.Ca.ET.002.03.1.2 genomic window:
- a CDS encoding cytochrome P450, translated as MVRDFNLFTSPGMLPTANGDPHAAVACIHAGPPIFYSTSNTRDGRGTWVITRASDQRRVLQDTETFSSHRSIFASVLGESWPMIPLELDPPFHGVFRSLLNPLLSPKRVMALEPAVRERAIKLIDRIAASGTSCDIMKDFAVPFAVNIFLRFIGLSDDGLETFVGWARDLLHGDKEQRPPAARTIVAFIDELATERRKEPVDDFMTFIVKAKVEGRLLSDEEVRGIGVLVFVAGLDTVSAAICFDLAHLARNPKDQELLRSEPDRTAVAAEELLRAYSTIQMIRVATKDVDFKGAPIRKGDYVSCATMIANRDPAEFECPNEIDLAREDNRHAAFGYGPHRCLGSHLARREIVIGLEEWLARIPAFRIKTGTEPITFGGHVFGIENLILDWS; from the coding sequence ATGGTGAGGGACTTCAACCTGTTTACGTCGCCCGGCATGTTGCCGACCGCTAACGGGGATCCGCATGCAGCGGTTGCTTGCATTCATGCCGGGCCTCCGATCTTTTATTCAACCAGCAACACGCGCGACGGTCGGGGTACCTGGGTCATCACTCGCGCGAGCGACCAGCGCCGGGTGCTGCAGGACACCGAAACGTTTTCCAGCCATCGCAGCATCTTCGCCTCTGTGCTCGGCGAGAGCTGGCCGATGATCCCGCTTGAGCTCGATCCGCCATTCCACGGTGTTTTTCGCTCACTGCTCAATCCGCTGCTTTCGCCAAAGCGGGTAATGGCATTGGAGCCGGCTGTCCGGGAACGAGCGATCAAGCTGATCGACAGGATCGCCGCATCAGGCACGAGCTGCGACATCATGAAGGATTTTGCAGTTCCGTTCGCGGTCAATATCTTCCTTCGCTTTATTGGGCTTTCGGACGACGGACTAGAAACATTTGTCGGCTGGGCTAGAGATCTGCTCCACGGCGATAAGGAGCAACGACCACCCGCAGCCCGGACGATCGTGGCCTTCATCGACGAACTTGCCACCGAGCGCCGCAAGGAGCCGGTCGATGATTTCATGACCTTCATCGTGAAGGCAAAGGTCGAGGGCCGTCTGCTCAGTGACGAAGAAGTCCGTGGCATCGGCGTGCTTGTGTTTGTCGCGGGGCTCGACACGGTCTCAGCAGCCATATGCTTCGACTTGGCCCATCTCGCGCGCAACCCCAAAGATCAGGAATTGCTACGAAGCGAACCGGACCGGACTGCCGTCGCTGCGGAAGAATTGCTGCGCGCCTATTCGACCATTCAGATGATCCGAGTGGCAACGAAGGATGTCGACTTCAAAGGCGCGCCGATCCGCAAGGGAGACTATGTTTCCTGTGCCACGATGATTGCCAATCGTGACCCGGCGGAATTCGAATGCCCGAATGAGATCGATCTGGCGCGCGAGGACAACCGGCACGCTGCCTTTGGCTATGGTCCCCATCGTTGTCTTGGCTCACACCTTGCCCGGCGGGAGATTGTCATTGGCCTGGAGGAGTGGCTGGCGCGCATCCCAGCCTTTCGGATCAAGACAGGGACTGAACCTATCACCTTCGGCGGCCATGTGTTCGGGATCGAGAATCTGATCCTGGACTGGTCCTGA
- a CDS encoding nuclear transport factor 2 family protein, which produces MQFATDPVDHAKITELRDREAIRNCLYRYCRGIDRADEAALRSAYWPEAYDRHGPYCGPAEDFIQFALGLPGHRNIHQITNSLIDFISSAEAAVESYFTALQRGPDTDQEIRQTLLCGRYCDLFQKRQDEWRIAERTVVYDWVEEQIPPAILEADRFGRRQPIGAPHPDDPIYQLLKGHIPTDQDGVEGPQLGAA; this is translated from the coding sequence ATACAATTCGCGACAGACCCTGTCGACCACGCGAAAATTACCGAACTGCGTGACCGAGAGGCGATCCGCAACTGCCTGTATCGGTACTGCCGCGGGATAGACCGCGCCGATGAGGCGGCGCTGCGTAGCGCATACTGGCCCGAAGCGTATGACAGGCACGGTCCCTATTGCGGACCGGCAGAGGACTTCATCCAATTTGCTCTCGGTCTGCCGGGGCACCGTAATATCCATCAAATCACGAACAGCCTGATCGACTTCATCAGTTCAGCAGAGGCCGCGGTCGAGAGCTATTTCACCGCGCTGCAACGCGGACCGGATACAGACCAAGAAATACGTCAGACGCTGCTTTGCGGCCGTTACTGCGATCTGTTTCAGAAGAGGCAGGACGAGTGGCGAATTGCGGAACGGACAGTCGTCTACGATTGGGTTGAGGAGCAAATCCCGCCAGCGATTCTTGAGGCAGATAGGTTCGGCCGGCGACAGCCGATTGGAGCACCACATCCAGACGATCCCATCTACCAGTTGCTCAAGGGTCACATCCCCACCGACCAAGATGGCGTCGAGGGTCCCCAACTGGGAGCTGCATAA
- a CDS encoding SDR family oxidoreductase codes for MKLAARTVIITGAAGGIGRALVDILAADGDTVVAVDLPGSGVVELARDLGSPHVGLECDVSREKDMLSLFGQVEARFAQIDVLINNAAVGPTMDRIIDTAVDTFRRGVTVNLIGPFVMAREAARRMKPGGAIVNVASMAGVVGNPRRNAYAASKAGVISLTKSLACEWAMRGIRVTAVAPGSVRTPMVTELARAGKMDLAAIRRRVPMGRLARPDEIARVVRFLSSTQARYITGSVLAVDGGWMSFNQPGDAHPPVDGALQAELSCPAECTDARIVLVTGGAKSIGAAVARRFAANGDTVVIADKDGTAAAELATSLPGKHLAKSLDVAVESDVVSMFEELRGRFGYIDVLVNSADTADRIVPAIEQLSKQLEHVLDVNLTGAFTCAREAIKAMRPGGVILNLGSIDSFLPFAPRHAYGASKAGMDMLTRCMAAELGPVGIRTATVAPGHIRTPALAQLAKAGRIDLAAIGRRIPMGRMGRPEDVADASFFLASSDASYINGSILYVDGGWTSFGDAGNASELYDECFAEAAG; via the coding sequence GTGAAACTGGCAGCACGCACCGTAATCATCACAGGCGCTGCGGGCGGGATCGGCCGTGCCCTGGTCGATATCCTTGCCGCGGACGGAGACACTGTAGTTGCGGTGGACCTTCCGGGCAGTGGTGTGGTTGAACTGGCTCGGGATCTCGGGTCGCCGCACGTCGGTCTGGAGTGCGATGTGTCGCGAGAGAAGGACATGCTCTCACTTTTCGGCCAGGTCGAAGCACGGTTCGCGCAAATCGATGTCCTCATCAACAATGCGGCGGTTGGACCCACGATGGATAGGATCATCGACACCGCTGTCGATACCTTCCGACGCGGCGTGACAGTGAACCTTATTGGGCCATTCGTTATGGCCCGGGAAGCGGCGCGGCGCATGAAGCCGGGCGGTGCGATCGTCAATGTGGCTTCGATGGCGGGCGTGGTCGGCAATCCCAGGCGCAACGCCTACGCAGCCTCGAAAGCTGGCGTGATCTCGTTGACAAAGTCCCTTGCATGCGAGTGGGCTATGCGAGGAATCCGCGTCACGGCGGTGGCGCCGGGCTCCGTCCGCACCCCAATGGTCACAGAACTGGCACGCGCTGGCAAAATGGACCTCGCGGCGATACGCCGCCGCGTGCCGATGGGGCGCTTGGCTCGCCCCGACGAGATCGCCAGGGTCGTGCGTTTTCTGAGCAGCACGCAGGCGCGCTACATCACCGGCTCGGTGCTGGCAGTCGACGGAGGCTGGATGTCATTCAACCAGCCGGGGGATGCTCACCCGCCGGTGGATGGTGCGCTCCAAGCCGAGCTCTCCTGTCCGGCCGAATGCACAGATGCGCGAATCGTGCTCGTCACCGGTGGCGCAAAAAGCATTGGCGCGGCCGTCGCTCGCCGCTTTGCCGCGAACGGCGACACCGTCGTGATTGCTGATAAAGATGGCACTGCAGCGGCAGAGCTGGCTACATCGCTCCCCGGCAAGCATCTGGCGAAATCGCTGGACGTGGCCGTCGAGAGCGATGTGGTGTCGATGTTCGAAGAACTGAGGGGACGCTTCGGGTATATCGATGTTCTGGTCAATAGTGCTGATACCGCCGACAGGATTGTGCCTGCGATCGAGCAACTGTCGAAACAGCTCGAACACGTCCTGGATGTCAACCTTACCGGCGCCTTCACCTGCGCGCGCGAAGCGATCAAGGCTATGCGCCCGGGCGGCGTGATCCTCAATCTCGGGTCGATCGACAGCTTTCTGCCGTTCGCGCCGCGCCATGCCTACGGCGCCTCCAAGGCGGGGATGGATATGCTGACCCGTTGCATGGCGGCCGAACTCGGGCCGGTCGGAATTCGGACAGCCACCGTCGCTCCTGGCCACATCCGCACGCCCGCACTTGCTCAGTTGGCCAAAGCCGGCCGCATCGACCTGGCAGCAATCGGACGACGCATCCCCATGGGCAGGATGGGACGGCCAGAAGACGTCGCAGATGCATCGTTCTTCCTTGCTTCGTCTGACGCCTCATACATCAACGGCTCGATCCTCTACGTGGACGGCGGCTGGACCTCGTTCGGTGATGCGGGAAACGCCAGCGAACTCTATGACGAATGTTTTGCGGAGGCCGCAGGTTAA
- a CDS encoding LLM class flavin-dependent oxidoreductase, translating into MEFATFILAAQRGYHQSSESVIRNSIEQAVASEQAGFNTAWFAEHHFNNYSLIPSPLMMVAHCAGLTSTIRLGTAVCVLPLYQPQRLLSEIGFADIVANGRLELGVGLGYQQFEFERFGVDINEAPAVFSEYLDIILKGLNQNVFEHDGQYEKIPPTAISVRTVQQPTPPIWIAGGAARMARAYRDGHNFFVTAFHDGLETLTTLRESVERAAASEEKNVTDVKISLLRCCYASHDELEINSYLDNARFQRRLSEALHQRRQQSHDGYLLQETPTQQDLSFETMRKNLPIGSVNRVIDRLLEEIDILKPDQIAVQTQLGDFDQKTMLRQIELWGDKIIPAVNKALCHAGS; encoded by the coding sequence ATGGAATTTGCCACGTTCATTCTGGCCGCCCAGCGTGGCTATCACCAATCCTCAGAAAGCGTCATCCGCAACTCCATCGAACAGGCCGTCGCTTCGGAGCAGGCTGGGTTCAACACCGCGTGGTTTGCTGAGCACCACTTCAACAATTACAGCCTCATACCATCCCCGCTGATGATGGTGGCGCACTGCGCCGGCTTGACAAGCACGATTCGCCTGGGCACTGCCGTCTGCGTGCTGCCGCTTTACCAACCGCAGCGCCTGCTGTCCGAGATCGGCTTCGCCGACATCGTTGCGAACGGCCGTCTCGAGCTCGGCGTAGGCTTGGGATACCAGCAGTTCGAGTTCGAACGGTTCGGCGTGGACATCAATGAGGCGCCGGCCGTCTTTTCGGAATACCTGGACATCATTCTCAAGGGCCTCAACCAAAACGTCTTCGAACACGACGGCCAGTATGAGAAGATCCCCCCAACAGCGATTTCGGTCCGCACAGTCCAGCAGCCGACGCCGCCTATCTGGATCGCTGGCGGAGCCGCACGGATGGCTCGGGCCTACCGCGACGGGCACAATTTTTTTGTCACAGCCTTCCACGACGGCTTAGAGACTTTGACCACACTGCGTGAATCAGTCGAGAGGGCGGCGGCATCCGAGGAAAAGAACGTCACCGACGTCAAGATATCGCTGCTGCGCTGCTGCTATGCCAGCCACGACGAGTTGGAGATCAACAGCTATCTCGACAACGCCCGCTTCCAGCGCCGGCTTTCTGAAGCCCTGCATCAGCGCCGCCAACAGAGCCACGATGGCTACCTGCTGCAGGAGACACCGACCCAGCAGGATCTGTCCTTCGAGACCATGCGCAAAAATTTGCCGATTGGCAGCGTAAATCGCGTGATTGATCGCCTGCTGGAAGAGATCGATATCTTGAAACCGGACCAGATCGCAGTTCAGACTCAATTGGGCGACTTCGACCAAAAGACGATGCTGCGCCAGATCGAGCTCTGGGGCGACAAGATCATCCCTGCGGTCAACAAGGCGCTTTGTCATGCCGGAAGCTGA
- a CDS encoding nitrogen fixation protein NifQ: MPEAEAGRYDDGCLSSAQWRGSELGRSFDQHVLPCVHSRSLEEVQAGEVLATEGTGLSSVELRDVLAATFPSTSSSVFALEELSEPEPELEEELLRRLLLAHAAPADPASGRLAKIIARRAMRTDHLWRDLGLSNRAELSRLLARHFPALAAGNTENMKWKKYFYRKLCEAEGFSSCTAPSCRECQDFESCFGPEEVESRLSPTRNAG; this comes from the coding sequence ATGCCGGAAGCTGAAGCCGGCCGTTACGATGATGGCTGCCTATCCAGCGCGCAATGGCGTGGGTCCGAGCTAGGGAGGAGCTTCGATCAGCATGTGCTGCCCTGCGTACATTCACGTTCGCTTGAGGAGGTCCAGGCGGGCGAGGTGTTGGCGACGGAGGGGACAGGCCTTTCGTCTGTCGAATTGCGTGATGTCTTGGCCGCAACTTTCCCGTCTACCTCCAGCAGCGTATTCGCTTTGGAGGAGTTGAGCGAGCCCGAGCCGGAACTGGAAGAGGAGCTGCTACGCCGGCTGCTGCTAGCGCATGCTGCGCCGGCCGACCCGGCGAGCGGCCGCTTGGCCAAGATCATCGCCCGGCGTGCGATGCGCACGGACCATCTTTGGCGGGATCTTGGCCTCTCAAATCGCGCTGAGCTCAGCCGCCTGCTTGCCAGACATTTTCCCGCGCTGGCGGCAGGCAACACAGAAAACATGAAATGGAAAAAGTACTTTTACCGCAAGCTGTGTGAGGCCGAAGGCTTTTCGTCATGCACTGCACCCAGTTGTCGGGAATGCCAGGACTTCGAAAGCTGCTTCGGCCCGGAGGAAGTTGAGAGTCGCCTCTCGCCGACCAGGAATGCCGGTTAG
- the rpoN gene encoding RNA polymerase factor sigma-54, giving the protein MHLSASLLQRQKQRMVLSPQAIEAIRLLRLTHTELHQLVQQALEKNPVLKPDPFDDDSPLSGVDQRSSQSRSEIGESPIGGPSGGRGQWKSQRSSGNDRPAVEEFTAHTETLHDHVARQVALTPFTPQERLIAGQLAAHLEDTGYLQVNLFDLARRLNVRQADVERVIGILQQFDPPGIFARTLSECLEIQLRQQDRFDPAMAALVANLEMLARGDFQGLKQRCGVDEEDLLDMRNEIRALDPKPGDRFQSGTPETIVPDVWVMPKSEGGWRVELDPATLPKVLINHTYVAEISQQTKQNPEGKAFLDHCQEKGNWLISSLKQRAKTILKVATEIVRQQDAFFTHGAAHLRPLCLKNVADEIGMHESTVSRVTSNRYMLTPRGVFELKYFFAAPIASCEGGDAHSAKAVRHRIKAIIAEESLDKVHSDEDIVAQLKETGIDVARRTVTKYREAMNIPSSIRRRRDKRLSAAAIKRSD; this is encoded by the coding sequence ATGCATCTCTCAGCAAGCCTGCTTCAACGCCAGAAGCAACGTATGGTCTTATCGCCTCAAGCCATTGAAGCTATTCGCTTGCTGCGATTGACGCATACTGAACTCCATCAGCTCGTGCAGCAGGCACTCGAGAAGAACCCCGTTTTGAAGCCTGACCCGTTTGACGACGATTCGCCGCTGTCAGGGGTGGATCAGCGGAGCAGTCAAAGCAGAAGCGAAATCGGCGAATCGCCCATTGGCGGGCCGTCTGGCGGGCGCGGGCAATGGAAGTCGCAACGCAGTAGCGGCAACGATCGACCTGCCGTCGAGGAGTTTACCGCCCACACCGAAACATTGCACGACCATGTCGCCCGCCAGGTCGCCCTCACCCCGTTCACCCCCCAGGAGCGGCTGATTGCCGGACAGCTCGCCGCCCATCTGGAGGACACTGGCTATCTTCAGGTAAACCTTTTCGATCTGGCCAGGAGGTTAAACGTTCGGCAAGCTGATGTGGAACGGGTCATCGGAATCTTGCAGCAATTTGATCCGCCGGGCATTTTTGCGCGAACTCTCAGCGAATGCCTGGAGATTCAGCTGCGCCAGCAAGACCGGTTCGACCCGGCTATGGCAGCTTTGGTCGCCAATCTCGAGATGCTTGCACGGGGGGATTTTCAGGGATTGAAGCAGCGTTGCGGAGTCGACGAGGAGGATCTCCTCGACATGAGGAACGAAATCCGCGCGCTCGATCCCAAGCCTGGAGACCGGTTCCAGTCCGGGACGCCGGAAACCATCGTACCGGACGTCTGGGTAATGCCCAAGTCCGAAGGTGGATGGCGGGTGGAGCTTGATCCGGCCACGCTGCCCAAAGTGTTGATCAACCACACCTATGTCGCCGAAATCTCGCAGCAGACCAAGCAAAATCCGGAAGGCAAAGCGTTTCTCGACCATTGCCAGGAAAAAGGGAACTGGCTGATCAGCAGTCTCAAGCAGCGCGCTAAGACGATCCTTAAGGTTGCGACCGAAATCGTGCGCCAGCAGGATGCCTTTTTTACACACGGCGCCGCCCATCTGCGGCCTCTCTGTCTCAAAAATGTCGCTGACGAGATCGGCATGCACGAGTCGACGGTAAGCCGGGTGACTTCGAACAGGTACATGTTGACTCCGCGCGGGGTGTTCGAGCTGAAGTATTTTTTCGCTGCGCCAATCGCATCCTGCGAGGGCGGCGACGCGCACTCCGCCAAAGCTGTCCGCCATCGGATCAAGGCAATCATAGCCGAAGAATCGCTCGACAAGGTACATTCCGACGAAGACATCGTTGCTCAACTCAAGGAGACCGGCATCGATGTCGCTCGCCGTACCGTCACCAAATATCGCGAGGCGATGAACATCCCTTCCTCCATACGACGGCGCCGCGATAAGCGTTTGTCCGCAGCTGCGATCAAGCGAAGTGACTAA
- a CDS encoding asparagine synthase-related protein, with translation MNVSRDIIPQSVVQRVKSPYPAIQDAAYDKMLRTRFTAVLDDPSAAVAPLLSVDRSRALLGATNNLKGLGRILTLQDLLADYKVRLTI, from the coding sequence GTGAATGTTTCTCGCGACATCATCCCGCAATCGGTGGTGCAGCGGGTGAAGAGCCCGTATCCGGCTATCCAGGATGCCGCCTACGACAAAATGCTACGTACGCGGTTCACTGCGGTGCTGGACGACCCTAGTGCGGCAGTGGCACCGCTGTTGTCCGTCGACAGGTCCCGCGCTTTGCTCGGTGCGACCAACAACCTTAAGGGGCTAGGGCGTATCCTGACCCTGCAAGATCTCCTCGCCGACTATAAGGTGCGCCTCACGATCTGA